One Kitasatospora sp. NBC_01266 genomic window carries:
- the radA gene encoding DNA repair protein RadA, producing MAARTSKTTAKPRPAYRCTECGNQLPKWVGRCPECNAWGTVEEYGAVPIRTTAAGPVSAPARPIGQVDGQVATARSTGVPELDRVLGGGLVPGAVVLLAGEPGVGKSTLLLDVAAKAATSQHRTLYVTGEESAGQVRLRADRIDALSDHLYLAAEQDLGAVLGHIEQVNPGLLILDSVQTIASAELDGAPGGPAQVREVAGALIRASKDRGMATLLVGHVTKDGQIAGPRLLEHLVDVVLSFEGDRHARLRIIRGVKNRYGATDEVGCFELHDEGIVGLADPSGLFLTRRDKPVPGTCLTVTLEGKRPLVAEVQALMVDSQIPSPRRTTSGLESPRIAMILAVVERHGGVKLGKQDIYTATVGGVKLTEPSADLAVALAVASSSTDTPLPSNLVAIGEVGLAGEVRRVTGVQRRLAEAHRLGFTHALVPPDPGKVPPGMKVVEVADIGEALRAIPGRRRAAAKPRTEQRAQAGTAPVVPPPAAWPDEVMAGWEPVDSDELA from the coding sequence ATGGCAGCCCGCACCTCGAAGACCACCGCCAAGCCCCGCCCGGCCTACCGCTGCACGGAGTGCGGCAACCAGCTGCCCAAATGGGTCGGCCGCTGCCCCGAGTGCAACGCCTGGGGCACGGTCGAGGAGTACGGCGCCGTCCCGATCCGCACCACCGCGGCCGGCCCGGTCAGTGCGCCGGCCCGTCCGATCGGCCAGGTCGACGGGCAGGTCGCCACCGCCCGCTCCACCGGCGTGCCGGAGCTGGACCGGGTGCTCGGCGGCGGTCTGGTGCCGGGCGCCGTGGTGCTGCTGGCCGGCGAGCCCGGGGTCGGCAAGTCCACCCTGCTGCTGGACGTCGCCGCCAAGGCCGCCACCTCCCAGCACCGCACCCTCTACGTCACCGGTGAGGAGTCGGCCGGTCAGGTCCGGCTGCGCGCCGACCGGATCGATGCCCTCTCCGACCACCTCTACCTGGCCGCCGAGCAGGACCTGGGCGCGGTGCTCGGCCACATCGAGCAGGTCAACCCCGGCCTGCTGATCCTCGACTCGGTGCAGACCATCGCCTCCGCCGAGCTGGACGGCGCGCCCGGCGGCCCGGCCCAGGTGCGCGAGGTGGCCGGGGCGCTGATCCGGGCCTCCAAGGACCGCGGCATGGCCACCCTGCTGGTCGGCCACGTCACCAAGGACGGCCAGATCGCCGGCCCCCGCCTGCTGGAGCACCTGGTCGACGTGGTGCTCTCCTTCGAGGGCGACCGGCACGCCCGGCTGCGGATCATCCGCGGCGTCAAGAACCGCTACGGCGCCACCGACGAGGTCGGCTGCTTCGAGCTGCACGACGAGGGCATCGTCGGCCTCGCCGACCCCTCCGGCCTCTTCCTGACCCGCCGTGACAAGCCGGTCCCCGGAACCTGTCTGACGGTGACGCTGGAGGGCAAGCGCCCGCTGGTCGCCGAGGTGCAGGCGCTGATGGTGGACTCCCAGATCCCCTCCCCGCGCCGCACCACCTCGGGTCTGGAGTCGCCCCGGATCGCGATGATCCTGGCCGTGGTCGAGCGGCACGGCGGCGTCAAGCTCGGCAAGCAGGACATCTACACCGCCACCGTCGGCGGCGTGAAGCTCACCGAGCCCTCCGCCGACCTGGCGGTGGCGCTGGCGGTGGCCAGCTCCTCCACCGACACCCCGCTGCCCAGCAACCTGGTGGCGATCGGCGAGGTGGGCCTGGCCGGCGAGGTCCGCCGGGTGACCGGCGTGCAGCGCCGACTGGCCGAGGCGCACCGGCTCGGCTTCACCCACGCCCTGGTTCCGCCGGACCCGGGCAAGGTGCCGCCCGGCATGAAGGTGGTCGAGGTGGCGGACATCGGAGAGGCGCTGCGGGCGATCCCCGGCCGCCGCCGGGCCGCCGCCAAACCCCGTACGGAGCAGCGCGCGCAGGCCGGCACCGCTCCGGTGGTCCCGCCGCCGGCCGCCTGGCCGGACGAGGTGATGGCGGGCTGGGAACCGGTCGATTCGGACGAACTGGCCTGA
- a CDS encoding methylated-DNA--[protein]-cysteine S-methyltransferase gives MSAAAAIEWITVPSPLPTGPLTIGVTGTGVAAVHFTPQSVPADPRWCAEPGRVAAVTERFAGYFAGRYRELALPLDWRLTGGPHQVVLETLHRTVPYGETITYGRLAERSGVFESVAQSPGLAARTVGQMMGANPLAVLVPCHRVVAADGLGGFGNGRVGLDVKRWLLTLEGWLAPTLDWDGPS, from the coding sequence ATGAGCGCCGCCGCGGCGATCGAGTGGATCACGGTGCCGAGCCCGCTGCCGACCGGCCCGCTGACCATCGGGGTCACCGGGACCGGGGTGGCGGCGGTGCACTTCACCCCGCAGAGCGTGCCCGCCGACCCGCGGTGGTGCGCCGAGCCGGGTCGGGTGGCGGCGGTGACCGAGCGGTTCGCCGGGTACTTCGCCGGGCGGTACCGCGAGTTGGCGCTGCCGCTGGACTGGCGGCTGACCGGCGGGCCGCACCAGGTGGTGCTGGAGACGCTCCACCGGACGGTGCCGTACGGCGAGACGATCACGTACGGCCGACTGGCCGAGCGCAGCGGGGTGTTCGAGAGCGTCGCGCAGAGCCCGGGGCTGGCGGCCCGGACGGTGGGGCAGATGATGGGCGCCAACCCGCTCGCGGTGCTGGTGCCCTGCCACCGGGTGGTCGCCGCGGACGGCCTGGGCGGGTTCGGGAACGGACGGGTCGGGCTGGACGTCAAGCGCTGGCTGCTGACCCTGGAGGGCTGGCTGGCGCCGACGCTGGACTGGGACGGGCCGAGCTGA
- a CDS encoding glycoside hydrolase family 35 protein: protein MSSLSYDRDGFTLDGRPFRILSGALHYFRVHPEQWESRLQLLRAMGLNTVETYLPWNLHEPRPGQYDFSGFLDVERFVRIAERHGLKVLLRPGPYICAEWEFGGLPAWLLKDRSMRLRCADPAFLAAVDGWFDAVLPRLLPLLAERGGPVLALQVENEYGSYGNDAAYLRHLADGLRRRGAACLLFTSDGPSHPMLQGGTLADALPTVNFGDRVAESFAVLREYLPDGPAVCMEYWNGWFDNWGAPHHTRDADDAAKVLDELLAAGASVNLYMAHGGTNFGYLNGANLEDGRLKPTVTSYDYDAAIDEAGRPTEKYWAFRDVLGRYTELPPPPEDQVAFLEPRTLELGPPVPLLELAEQLGIPVRAAAPLSMEELDQSYGFVLYRTWVSGPREAAELAVDGLGDRAQVFLDGRPVGVLDRTGHTTGAVELAVPAGGARLELLVENLGRVNYGPRLADRKGIAGGVRHGEQLLLGWQMFGLPLADPGRVGAAAGGSTGASEAGELTDRPVLRRAVLEVDRPADTFVLTEGHGKGLCWVNGFLLGRYWDIGPQQTLYLPGPLLRPGSNELVLLELHGPRGAGLELVDQPVLDRLGAN, encoded by the coding sequence ATGTCCAGCCTCAGCTACGACCGGGACGGTTTCACGCTCGACGGCCGTCCGTTCCGGATCCTCTCCGGCGCGCTGCACTACTTCCGGGTGCACCCCGAGCAGTGGGAGTCCCGGCTCCAACTGCTGCGCGCGATGGGGCTGAACACGGTGGAGACCTACCTGCCGTGGAACCTGCACGAACCGCGCCCGGGGCAGTACGACTTCAGCGGGTTCCTGGACGTGGAGCGCTTCGTGCGGATCGCCGAGCGGCACGGGCTGAAGGTGCTGCTCCGGCCCGGCCCGTACATCTGTGCGGAGTGGGAGTTCGGCGGTCTGCCCGCCTGGCTGCTCAAGGACCGGTCGATGCGGCTGCGGTGCGCCGATCCCGCGTTCCTGGCCGCCGTCGACGGGTGGTTCGACGCGGTGCTGCCCCGCCTGCTGCCGCTGCTCGCCGAGCGGGGCGGCCCGGTGCTGGCGCTGCAGGTGGAGAACGAGTACGGCAGTTACGGCAACGACGCGGCCTACCTGCGCCATCTCGCCGACGGGCTGCGCCGGCGCGGCGCGGCCTGCCTGCTCTTCACCTCCGACGGTCCGAGCCACCCGATGCTGCAGGGCGGCACGCTGGCGGACGCGCTGCCCACGGTCAACTTCGGGGACCGGGTGGCGGAGAGCTTCGCGGTGCTGCGCGAGTACCTGCCGGACGGGCCCGCGGTCTGCATGGAGTACTGGAACGGGTGGTTCGACAACTGGGGTGCGCCGCACCACACCAGGGACGCGGACGACGCGGCGAAGGTGCTGGACGAACTGCTGGCCGCCGGTGCCTCGGTCAACCTCTACATGGCGCACGGGGGTACCAACTTCGGCTATCTGAACGGCGCCAACCTGGAGGACGGCCGGCTCAAGCCCACCGTCACCAGCTACGACTACGACGCCGCGATCGACGAGGCGGGCCGGCCGACCGAGAAGTACTGGGCGTTCCGCGATGTCCTCGGCCGCTACACCGAGTTGCCGCCGCCGCCGGAGGACCAGGTGGCGTTCCTGGAGCCGCGGACCCTCGAACTCGGGCCGCCGGTACCGCTGCTGGAGCTGGCCGAGCAACTCGGCATCCCGGTCCGGGCCGCCGCCCCGCTCTCGATGGAGGAGCTGGACCAGTCCTACGGCTTCGTGCTCTACCGCACCTGGGTCAGCGGGCCGCGCGAGGCGGCGGAGTTGGCGGTGGACGGGCTCGGTGACCGCGCGCAGGTCTTCCTGGACGGCCGGCCGGTGGGCGTGCTGGACCGGACCGGGCACACCACCGGTGCGGTCGAGTTGGCGGTGCCGGCCGGCGGGGCCCGGCTCGAACTGCTGGTGGAGAACCTCGGACGGGTCAACTACGGCCCGCGGCTTGCCGATCGCAAGGGCATCGCGGGCGGGGTCCGGCACGGGGAGCAACTGCTGCTGGGGTGGCAGATGTTCGGGCTGCCGCTCGCTGATCCGGGCCGGGTGGGCGCGGCTGCGGGCGGGAGCACGGGGGCCTCGGAGGCCGGAGAGCTGACGGACCGTCCGGTGCTGCGCCGTGCCGTGCTGGAGGTGGACCGTCCGGCGGACACGTTCGTGCTGACCGAGGGCCACGGCAAGGGGCTCTGCTGGGTCAACGGCTTCCTGCTCGGCCGCTACTGGGACATCGGCCCGCAGCAGACCCTCTACCTCCCCGGCCCGCTGCTGCGCCCCGGCAGCAACGAACTGGTGCTGCTGGAGCTGCACGGGCCGCGCGGGGCGGGGCTGGAGCTGGTGGACCAGCCGGTGCTGGACCGGCTGGGCGCCAACTGA
- a CDS encoding bestrophin-like domain yields MSLMDIGTVLIVLAVLAVLLRLVQRWIPHHVREAHNDVAGFIFAAVGVIYAVLLAFVVVTVWTNDDSARKTTFEEADAVAGIYWISRELPAPLGPQLEQQTLSYARTVMNTEWPLMAKHESSPQATDLVYQMRSGVFSINPTNAQQQVLYEHAVTHVEALASQRRARLNEVDDEVPSLLWVALIVGGVLTVGFTFLFGLPNTLAHSLMVLSLGGLVVISLLLIKEMNFPFTGVTAVKPTAFEVFLQRLPPPR; encoded by the coding sequence ATGAGCCTGATGGACATCGGCACTGTCCTCATAGTCCTGGCCGTCCTGGCCGTCCTCCTCAGACTGGTGCAACGCTGGATCCCGCACCACGTGCGCGAGGCGCACAACGACGTCGCGGGGTTCATCTTCGCGGCGGTCGGCGTGATCTACGCCGTGCTGCTCGCCTTCGTGGTGGTCACGGTCTGGACCAACGACGACTCGGCCCGCAAGACCACCTTCGAGGAGGCCGACGCGGTCGCCGGAATCTACTGGATCTCCCGTGAGCTGCCCGCGCCGCTCGGCCCGCAGCTGGAGCAGCAGACCCTCAGCTACGCGCGGACGGTGATGAACACCGAGTGGCCGCTGATGGCCAAGCACGAGAGCAGCCCGCAGGCCACCGACCTGGTGTACCAGATGCGCAGCGGCGTCTTCTCGATCAATCCCACCAACGCCCAGCAGCAGGTGCTCTACGAGCACGCGGTGACCCATGTCGAGGCCCTCGCCTCGCAGCGCCGGGCCCGGCTGAACGAGGTGGACGACGAGGTGCCGTCGCTGCTCTGGGTGGCGCTGATCGTGGGCGGGGTGCTGACCGTCGGCTTCACCTTCCTCTTCGGCCTGCCGAACACCCTGGCGCACTCGCTGATGGTGCTCTCGCTCGGCGGCCTGGTGGTGATCTCGCTGCTGCTGATCAAGGAGATGAACTTCCCGTTCACCGGGGTCACCGCGGTCAAGCCGACCGCCTTCGAGGTCTTCCTCCAGCGGCTGCCCCCGCCGCGCTGA
- a CDS encoding NAD-dependent epimerase/dehydratase family protein — MRILILGGSVFLGRAFVTEALARGHQVTTFNRGRSGPDLPGTEAVRGDRDSDQDLAALVARAPGAERSWDLVIDTSGQQPHTVARAARALRGHAGRYLFVSSVHAFADWPAAPVDEDSPLHDCPADSPPDLPFSTGLKAGCERAVAEQFGERSIMLNCGLLNGPYENVGRLPWWLERIARGGRVLAPGRPDLPIQLIDARDFAVFGLDLAERGASGSYLTTALPGSSSYGEMLAACVAATGSDAELHWVDDDRLRAAGVEEWTELPLWYAEFGEDGRPAGIWQADSRKARAAGLRCRPLSETVRDTWAWIQQRGPREGPYTQGGVPLGIDPEKERRILAGEL; from the coding sequence ATGAGAATCCTGATACTCGGCGGATCGGTCTTCCTCGGCCGCGCCTTCGTGACCGAGGCCCTGGCCAGGGGCCACCAGGTGACCACCTTCAACCGCGGCCGGTCCGGCCCCGACCTGCCGGGCACCGAGGCGGTCCGCGGTGACCGCGACAGCGACCAGGACCTGGCCGCGCTGGTCGCCCGGGCCCCGGGCGCCGAGCGGTCCTGGGATCTGGTGATCGACACCAGCGGCCAGCAGCCGCACACCGTGGCGCGCGCGGCCCGGGCGCTGCGCGGGCATGCCGGGCGCTACCTCTTCGTCTCCTCCGTGCACGCCTTCGCCGACTGGCCCGCCGCGCCGGTCGACGAGGACTCCCCGCTGCACGACTGCCCGGCCGACTCGCCGCCCGACCTGCCGTTCAGCACCGGACTCAAGGCGGGGTGCGAGCGGGCGGTGGCGGAGCAGTTCGGCGAGCGCTCGATCATGCTCAACTGCGGTCTGCTGAACGGGCCGTACGAGAACGTCGGCCGGCTGCCCTGGTGGCTGGAGCGGATCGCGCGCGGCGGCCGGGTGCTCGCCCCGGGCCGTCCCGACCTGCCGATCCAGCTGATCGACGCGCGCGACTTCGCCGTCTTCGGCCTCGACCTGGCCGAGCGGGGTGCGAGCGGCAGCTACCTGACCACCGCGCTGCCCGGGTCGAGCAGTTACGGCGAGATGCTGGCCGCCTGTGTGGCCGCGACCGGATCCGACGCCGAGCTGCACTGGGTGGACGACGACCGGCTGCGCGCGGCCGGGGTCGAGGAGTGGACCGAACTGCCGCTCTGGTATGCCGAGTTCGGCGAGGACGGGCGGCCGGCCGGGATCTGGCAGGCGGACAGCCGCAAGGCGCGGGCCGCCGGCCTGCGGTGCCGCCCGCTGAGCGAGACGGTGCGCGACACCTGGGCCTGGATCCAGCAGCGCGGCCCGCGCGAGGGGCCCTACACCCAGGGCGGCGTGCCGCTCGGCATCGACCCGGAGAAGGAGCGGCGGATCCTGGCCGGAGAGCTCTGA
- a CDS encoding family 2 encapsulin nanocompartment cargo protein polyprenyl transferase, which yields MPFGEDQAAELLARARAAVDPALRTAVESMPESMARVAAYHFGWREADGTPAGADAGKAIRPALVLAAAQACADRGTPAAEVAGSVTRAAAAVELVHNFTLLHDDVIDRDQTRRHRLTAWRVFGSTEAILAGDAMHSLALRTLAEDTHPMAGEALRRLAHCVVELCDGQQADCAFEQRSTVSLPECLTMAEAKTGALLGAACAIGALYGGAGEQGAAAMDAFGREIGLAFQLIDDLIGIWGDPAVTGKPVGADLLVRKKSLPVVAALGSGTAAGDELAEIYALDRPLTADEVRRATAAVERAGGRAWAQGASCEHMAAAIDHLSVAVREPSAADDLLALAELVTRRNR from the coding sequence ATGCCGTTCGGCGAGGACCAGGCGGCGGAGCTGCTGGCCCGGGCCCGGGCGGCCGTCGACCCGGCGCTGCGGACCGCCGTGGAGAGCATGCCCGAGTCGATGGCCCGGGTCGCCGCCTACCACTTCGGCTGGCGGGAGGCCGACGGCACCCCGGCCGGGGCGGACGCCGGCAAGGCCATCCGGCCCGCGCTGGTGCTGGCCGCCGCGCAGGCCTGCGCCGACCGGGGCACCCCGGCCGCCGAGGTCGCCGGGTCGGTGACCCGCGCCGCCGCGGCCGTCGAGCTGGTGCACAACTTCACCCTGCTGCACGACGATGTGATCGACCGTGACCAGACGCGCCGCCACCGGCTCACCGCCTGGCGGGTGTTCGGCTCGACCGAGGCGATCCTGGCCGGCGACGCCATGCACTCGCTGGCCCTGCGCACCCTGGCCGAGGACACCCACCCGATGGCCGGCGAGGCGCTGCGCCGGCTCGCCCACTGCGTGGTCGAGCTCTGCGACGGCCAGCAGGCCGACTGCGCCTTCGAGCAGCGCAGCACCGTCTCGCTGCCCGAGTGCCTGACGATGGCCGAGGCCAAGACCGGCGCGCTGCTCGGCGCCGCCTGCGCGATCGGCGCGCTGTACGGCGGTGCCGGTGAGCAGGGGGCCGCCGCGATGGACGCCTTCGGCCGTGAGATCGGGCTGGCCTTCCAGCTGATCGACGACCTGATCGGGATCTGGGGCGACCCGGCGGTGACCGGAAAGCCGGTCGGCGCCGACCTGCTGGTCCGCAAGAAGTCGCTCCCGGTGGTGGCGGCCCTCGGCTCGGGCACGGCGGCCGGTGACGAGTTGGCCGAGATCTACGCGCTGGACCGCCCGCTCACCGCCGACGAGGTGCGCCGCGCCACCGCGGCCGTGGAGCGGGCCGGCGGCCGGGCCTGGGCCCAGGGTGCCTCCTGCGAGCACATGGCCGCCGCGATCGATCACCTCTCCGTCGCCGTGCGGGAGCCCTCGGCGGCCGACGACCTGCTGGCCCTGGCCGAGTTGGTCACCCGCCGCAACCGTTGA
- a CDS encoding family 2B encapsulin nanocompartment shell protein, giving the protein MTTETNVGIPAPGSSPENQQQSLATAAARNLATTTKSTPQMQGISSRWLLRVLPWVQVSGGTYRVNRRLSYAIGRGRVSFVKTGAAVRVLAPTLRELPALRGFEDDALLEELGARFVQRDFRAGEELCVAGQPIDEVFLIAHGKVNKIGSGKYGDHAVVGVLADGDHLGDEALTSADGAWPYSVRAATAGTVMALAWPAFQELADRSEALRAQLLQFLADAEKPQTRHGEAEIELAAGHEGEHELPGTFVDYELTPREYELSVAQTVLQVHSRVADLYNEPMNQIEQQLKLTIEALRERQEYELINNRDFGLLQNAEYDQRIQTHSGPPTPDDMDELLSRRRGTRVFLAHPKAIAAFGRECSTRGLYPGTVELQGQQVPSWRGVPILSCNKIPIVDGHTSSILAMRIGEDNQGVVGLHQTGIPDEYQPSLSVRFMGINEKAIISYLVSAYYSAAILVPDAIGVLENVEIARPRS; this is encoded by the coding sequence ATGACCACTGAGACCAATGTCGGTATTCCGGCACCTGGTAGCTCGCCGGAGAATCAGCAGCAGAGTCTCGCGACCGCCGCGGCTCGGAATCTGGCCACCACCACCAAGTCCACGCCGCAGATGCAGGGCATCAGCTCGCGCTGGCTGCTCAGGGTGCTGCCCTGGGTCCAGGTGTCGGGTGGCACCTACCGGGTCAACCGCCGGCTCAGCTACGCCATCGGGCGCGGTCGGGTGAGCTTCGTCAAGACCGGGGCCGCGGTGCGGGTGCTGGCCCCCACGCTCCGGGAGCTGCCGGCCCTGCGCGGCTTCGAGGACGACGCCCTGCTGGAGGAGCTGGGCGCCCGGTTCGTCCAGCGTGACTTCCGGGCCGGCGAGGAGCTGTGCGTGGCCGGGCAGCCGATCGACGAGGTCTTCCTGATCGCGCACGGCAAGGTCAACAAGATCGGCTCCGGCAAGTACGGCGACCACGCTGTGGTCGGGGTGCTGGCCGACGGCGACCACCTCGGCGACGAGGCGCTGACCTCCGCCGACGGCGCCTGGCCGTACAGCGTCCGGGCCGCCACCGCCGGCACTGTGATGGCCCTCGCCTGGCCCGCGTTCCAGGAGCTCGCCGACCGCTCGGAGGCGCTGCGCGCCCAGCTGCTGCAGTTCCTCGCCGACGCCGAGAAGCCGCAGACCAGGCACGGCGAGGCCGAGATCGAGCTGGCCGCGGGCCACGAGGGCGAGCACGAGCTGCCCGGCACTTTCGTGGACTACGAGCTCACCCCGCGCGAGTACGAGCTGAGCGTCGCGCAGACCGTGCTGCAGGTGCACAGCCGGGTCGCGGACCTCTACAACGAGCCGATGAACCAGATCGAGCAGCAGTTGAAGCTCACCATCGAGGCGCTGCGCGAGCGCCAGGAGTACGAGCTGATCAACAACCGTGACTTCGGTCTGCTCCAGAACGCCGAGTACGACCAGCGGATCCAGACCCACTCCGGCCCGCCCACTCCGGACGACATGGACGAGCTGCTCAGCCGCCGCCGGGGCACCAGGGTCTTCCTGGCTCACCCGAAGGCCATCGCCGCCTTCGGCCGCGAGTGCAGCACCCGGGGCCTCTACCCGGGCACCGTCGAGCTGCAGGGGCAGCAGGTGCCCTCCTGGCGCGGGGTGCCGATCCTCTCCTGCAACAAGATCCCGATCGTGGACGGCCACACCAGCTCGATTCTGGCGATGCGTATCGGTGAGGACAACCAGGGCGTGGTCGGTCTGCACCAGACCGGCATTCCCGACGAGTACCAGCCCAGCCTCTCGGTCCGTTTCATGGGCATCAACGAGAAGGCGATCATCTCCTACCTGGTGAGCGCCTACTACTCGGCGGCCATTCTGGTGCCGGATGCGATCGGCGTGCTGGAAAACGTGGAAATCGCCCGCCCGCGCAGCTGA
- a CDS encoding BACON domain-containing protein, whose product MNPRLDPAAAFDQLLDGLYTYCLSVLCDRRAALAALDETRQLALANADRLADPGLHRAWLYSLARYVCVRRLGAGDPPPADGDGPGGDGDAPERLGELAWPEAAGTTAEQREALELSLRHRLTPLEVAAVLGVEAQAARRLLAAGTAEVERTRLALLVLGVGSCPELGRLGGAGADHWRSWVLGPALRRELVGHVAGCPTCRGTAERVGATLAEAGGGPAGLPLLAAPDVDQADVPCPPRPRRPAQPAPTARPARPTRFDQRGFPRHRAPGLLERHRPGGDLHERAVLVRQRALTTGVLAAVLSAPLTALWVAHRDGSAATGTAAVSSVRVADGTPDPDGWAQPGAAPAGPTPAPAPVAGGGAAPVSALAAAVVHPPAPAAPAAGAWAGAPVGAETLLPAVQGVAVPVPAAGAVALSDPGLRGVPVPTAQLTVEAGAYGSRTVLTLTNTGDLPIDWRAVPDCAWLRLSRDAGTLAPGQRITVTVTVDEQLAPSGHWAATISLPPSQAVVSLTGDSAGTPSPTPSPSASSPASTPSASANPSGVASPSPSVTPSAGSSASTAPSSSDSPSANPTSGPSVTPSSSVRPSSPPSAAPTPSPNPSGNAPSPVPSPAPTSATSNSSPS is encoded by the coding sequence ATGAACCCCCGTCTGGACCCCGCCGCGGCCTTCGACCAGCTGCTGGACGGCCTGTACACCTACTGCCTCTCGGTGCTGTGCGACCGGCGGGCCGCCCTCGCGGCGCTGGACGAGACCCGGCAGCTGGCCCTCGCCAACGCGGACCGGCTGGCCGACCCCGGGCTGCACCGCGCCTGGCTGTACTCGCTGGCGCGCTACGTGTGCGTGCGGCGGCTGGGCGCGGGTGACCCGCCGCCGGCGGACGGTGACGGCCCCGGCGGGGACGGCGATGCCCCGGAACGGCTGGGCGAGCTGGCCTGGCCGGAGGCGGCCGGGACCACCGCCGAGCAGCGCGAGGCGCTGGAGCTGTCGCTGCGCCACCGGCTCACCCCGCTGGAGGTGGCGGCGGTGCTCGGGGTGGAGGCGCAGGCGGCGCGGCGGTTGCTGGCAGCGGGGACCGCCGAGGTGGAGCGGACCAGGTTGGCGCTGCTGGTACTGGGGGTCGGCAGCTGTCCCGAGCTGGGCCGGCTCGGCGGGGCCGGTGCGGACCACTGGCGCTCCTGGGTGCTCGGCCCGGCGCTGCGTCGCGAGCTGGTGGGGCACGTGGCAGGCTGCCCGACCTGCCGGGGCACCGCCGAGCGGGTCGGCGCGACGCTCGCGGAAGCGGGCGGCGGGCCGGCCGGGCTGCCGCTGCTGGCCGCGCCGGACGTCGACCAGGCCGACGTTCCGTGCCCGCCCCGGCCCCGCCGTCCGGCTCAGCCCGCCCCGACCGCCCGGCCTGCCCGGCCCACCCGGTTCGACCAGCGCGGCTTTCCCCGGCACCGGGCGCCCGGCCTGCTGGAGCGCCACCGCCCCGGCGGCGATCTGCACGAGCGGGCCGTCCTGGTGCGCCAGCGGGCGCTCACCACCGGGGTGCTCGCCGCCGTCCTCAGCGCGCCGCTGACCGCGCTCTGGGTGGCCCACCGGGACGGGTCGGCCGCGACCGGCACGGCGGCGGTCTCCTCGGTCCGGGTCGCGGACGGGACCCCTGACCCCGATGGCTGGGCGCAGCCCGGCGCGGCCCCCGCCGGGCCCACCCCCGCCCCGGCGCCGGTGGCGGGCGGCGGGGCGGCGCCGGTCAGCGCGCTCGCCGCCGCGGTGGTGCACCCGCCCGCCCCGGCCGCCCCGGCGGCGGGGGCGTGGGCGGGCGCCCCGGTGGGCGCAGAAACGTTGCTGCCGGCCGTGCAAGGCGTCGCCGTACCGGTCCCCGCCGCAGGCGCCGTGGCGCTGAGCGACCCCGGCCTGCGCGGCGTCCCGGTCCCCACCGCGCAGCTCACCGTCGAGGCCGGTGCCTACGGCAGCCGCACCGTGCTCACCCTGACCAACACCGGCGACCTGCCGATCGACTGGCGCGCCGTGCCCGACTGCGCCTGGCTACGCCTCAGCCGCGACGCGGGCACCCTGGCCCCCGGTCAGCGGATCACGGTGACCGTCACCGTGGACGAGCAGCTCGCGCCGAGCGGTCACTGGGCGGCCACGATCTCGCTGCCGCCGTCGCAGGCCGTGGTCAGTCTGACCGGCGACAGCGCCGGGACACCCTCGCCGACGCCCAGCCCCTCGGCCTCCTCCCCCGCCTCGACCCCCAGCGCCAGCGCGAACCCCAGCGGCGTGGCGAGCCCGAGCCCCTCGGTGACGCCCAGCGCGGGCAGCAGCGCGAGCACCGCGCCGAGCAGCAGCGACAGCCCGAGCGCGAACCCCACGTCGGGCCCGTCGGTCACGCCGAGTTCGTCCGTCCGTCCGAGCAGCCCGCCGAGCGCCGCGCCGACGCCCTCGCCGAATCCGTCGGGCAACGCGCCCAGCCCTGTCCCGAGTCCCGCTCCGACCTCCGCCACGTCCAACTCCTCACCCTCGTGA